The Fragaria vesca subsp. vesca linkage group LG2, FraVesHawaii_1.0, whole genome shotgun sequence genome includes a window with the following:
- the LOC101305437 gene encoding uncharacterized protein LOC101305437: MEQFKKVQINIPLLDAIKQIPSYAKFLKELYTNKRRFEKNEKVMLSEEVSAVLQRKLPPQLKDLGSFTIPCTIGDKNFEKVLLDLGASVNLMPYSVYETLGIGPLQNISISLHFADRSVKYPRGIVEDVLVKVENFILPAVFVVLDMEDNEIRGKALPLIMGRPFMATAGTKIDVKEGLLTMTVHGNTMTWRIFDALKRPADPYDCFSGDVVQQLVKKSFIETCSKDPLEVCIAQHGMEFENVEVLEAEEALNAASTYTPKWFPKFESLQQSETKLVPSIVNPPTLVLKPLP, translated from the coding sequence ATGGAGCAGTTCAAGAAGGTGCAGATTAATATACCATTGCTCGACGCCATCAAGCAAATTCCTTCATATGCCAAATTTTTGAAGGAGCTCTATACCAACAAAAGGAGGTTTGAGAAAAATGAAAAAGTGATGTTGTCGGAGGAAGTGAGCGCTGTGCTTCAAAGAAAATTGCCACCACAGCTCAAGGATCTTGGCAGCTTTACAATCCCGTGTACCATTGGAGATAAAAACTTTGAGAAGGTCCTACTTGATTTGGGGGCAAGTGTGAATCTCATGCCCTATTCAGTCTACGAAACTCTTGGTATTGGACCTTTACAAAACATAAGCATCTCCCTACACTTTGCAGACCGTTCGGTAAAGTATCCAAGAGGCATAGTGGAGGATGTGCTAGTTAAAGTTGAGAATTTTATTCTTCCAGCAGTTTTCGTTGTTTTGGACATGGAGGATAATGAGATCAGAGGCAAAGCTCTTCCTTTAATTATGGGGCGTCCTTTCATGGCTACTGCAGGTACAAAAATTGATGTTAAAGAAGGGTTGTTGACTATGACAGTGCATGGTAATACAATGACATGGAGAATTTTTGATGCATTAAAAAGACCTGCAGATCCTTATGATTGTTTTAGTGGGGATGTGGTACAGCAACTTGTGAAGAAATCTTTCATTGAAACATGCTCTAAAGATCCTCTTGAAGTGTGTATTGCTCAACATGGAATGGAGTTTGAGAATGTTGAAGTGTTGGAAGCTGAGGAAGCATTGAATGCAGCGAGCACTTATACACCTAAATGGTTTCCGAAATTTGAATCTTTGCAACAGTCAGAGACCAAGCTTGTGCCCTCTATTGTCAACCCTCCTACACTTGTATTGAAACCTCTTCCATAG